CCTCATCGAAAAGTCGATCCGGCGGTACACCGACACCTTGGTGGAATTGCTGGAGAAGGAGGACGACGCGCTGTTCGAACGGCTGAAGTCCATCGTGCTCATCGGCAGCCGCGCGAACGTCTATTACGAAGAGGACGGCTTCGAAGAGTCGTTCACCGTCGTGTATCCCAGCGAGAGCGACCCCGATATGAATCGCATCTCATTCCTCTCTCCGATTGGCAGACAACTGCTCTTCGCGACCCCGGACCGTCCGCTCACCTTTGACGTTCCGAGCGGGAAGCTCCAAGTCGTCGTTCGCGAAATCCGGTACGCCTATATCGGCGGATTCTCCACCGGGTAAGAAGGAACCCAATCGATCCGATCTT
The nucleotide sequence above comes from Paenibacillus antri. Encoded proteins:
- a CDS encoding GreA/GreB family elongation factor, whose translation is MSPSLSAVTATREHFIHQLVYFDEQYPAFFDNYLSGLQDAERALIEKSIRRYTDTLVELLEKEDDALFERLKSIVLIGSRANVYYEEDGFEESFTVVYPSESDPDMNRISFLSPIGRQLLFATPDRPLTFDVPSGKLQVVVREIRYAYIGGFSTG